AGCCCGCCAGAATCGCCATGTGCTGGCCGTAGTTGCCGTTCAGCAGAATCACGCGGGTCGTGTCGGGACGCGCGCGGAACTGTTCGGCGAGCAGGGCGGCGGATTTGTCGCGGCTGCCGTCGTTGATAAAGATCACTTCATAACCGGTGCCGAGGGCGTCGAGCGCCGGATACAGGCGCGCGAACAGTGCAGCCAGACCGGCTTCCTCGTTGTACACCGGGACGATGACCGACACTTCCGGTGCGGCAGCGCGATGTTCCGAATAAATCATTTCCGCTTATTTTCCGTATTGTTCGCAAATTTCATTGACCGCGCGGCACACCCGCTCCACGTCGCCTTCGTTCATCAACGTGAAGAGCGGCAGCGTGACGTTGGTCGCGCCGAACTTCTCCGCATGCGGGAACATGCCTTCCTTGAAGCCGCGCGCGCGGTACAGCGAGAACAGGTGGATCGCCGGGTAGTGCACGCCCGAACCGATGCCGCGTTCTTTCAATTGACCCATGAAGCCGGCGCGGTCGATCGACAGTTTGTCGAGCGGCAGCGTGATCTGGAACATGTGCCAGTTGCTGTTTTCATGGTCAGCAAACGGCAGGCCGACTCCCAGTTTCAGCGCCGCGCCGCCTTCCAGACCCGCGAAATACGCGCGCACGAGCTTTCTGCGCTGCGCGAGGAAGCGCTCCAGATGCGGCAACTGGCCGAGGCCGACACGCGCGGCGACATCCGTCAGGTTGTACTTGCCGCCCAGCACGTCGCAGTCCATACCGTCGAAACCGGTGCGCGTGATGCCTTGCAGCCGGTATTTCTGCGCGAGGATCGCTTCTTCCTCGTTGTTCAGCACCAGCGCGCCGCCTTCGATCGAGGTCAGGTTCTTGTTCGCGTGGAAGCTGAACGAGACCATGTCGCCCAGCTTGCCGATGCGCTCGCCTTTCCACGTCGAGCCGAACGCCTGCGCGGCGTCTTCGATCACGCGCAGCTTGTGGGCGCGGGCGATCTCGTACAGACGGTCCATATCCACCGGCAGGCCCGACAGATACACCGGAAGCAGCGCCTTGGTGCGCGGCGTGATGGCTTTTTCGAGCAGGTCGAGGTCGATATTACGGGTGGCCGGGTCGATGTCGACGAACACCGGTGTCGCGCCGACTTCATAGATCACGTTGCTGGTCGACACCCACGAGGCCGGTGTCGTGATGACTTCGTCGCCTTCGCCCACGCCGGCGATACGCAGGCCGATTTCCAGCGTCGCCGTGCCGGAGTTGAACGTGCGCACCGGACGGCCGCCGCAGAACTCGGAAAGCGCCGCTTCGAACTTCTGGTTCTGCGGACCGGTGGTGATCCAGCCGGAGCGCAGCACGTCGGCGACGCCCTGAATCGTTTCCTCATCGATCTCGGGTTTGACAAAAGGCAAGAACGGGACTGTTGACTGGGTCATGAATGCTTCGCTCGATTGAAAGGGCGCAACCCGAAGGGCGCGAAGTACACCACACACTATGTGCGCAAACCCGGGCCGCGGCAAAAAAGGGCGCAACCGCACAGCATACCGTGGCCAACCTTACGGATTCCTTGGGCGGGCGGGTTGTCCGCTTACGGTATCTTTTGCCGTCTGCATCTTCTCAGTCGGCGCTGGCGATAAACAGTAATAAATTGTGTCCGGCACACCGTTGCCCCGGACCGCGGCAACTAGCTGCGCGCCAGCACCACCACGCCCACCAGGATGATGCCGATGCCGATCAGCTTCTGTACCGACAGCACTTCGCCGAACAGGTACCACGCCGCGAACGCATTGACGATGTAGCCGAGCGACAGCATCGGATAGGCGATCGACACGTCCACCCGCGACAGCCCGATGACCCACACTGCCACGCTGATCACATAACAGGTCAGGCCGCCGATGATCGGCGGCTGGGTTGCCAGGCGAAAGGCGATGGGCAGGATGTTCGCACGGGTGAATTCGAAGTGTCCAACGGCATTCGTACCGGCTTTGAGCAGCAACTGCGCACCGGCGTTCAACGTGACGCCTGCAAGAATGCAAAAGAGGGAAATCGGGTTCATCGAACGGTTAGATCCTGATATGGGGTCATTGTTGTGCTTTTTCTACTGGCGTCGGTGCCGGCGCTTCGGCTGCCGGCGTGCCGGGCGCCGTGGGCGTGGCCATCGGCTTTTCCACCACCACGCGGCGCGAGTCGCGGGCGATCACCTGCATCGGCAGGCCTTCCTTGAGGAGGCGGTCGTAAGTCGGCGGCGGGAGCAGCGCGAGCGCGTAGCGGTCGGCCTTCCAGCGCTCGATCCAGGCATCGACGGCGGGAATCCATTTCTGCGGCTCGACGGACACGCCGAACGCCAGTTCGTCGGGATGCTCGACCATGATCATGGTGTGGTCGACATAGAACGGCATCGTGTGGTCGAGCACGCCGACCGAGTAAAACGGCGTATCCGCCGGCAACTTCGCGATCTCGGTCTTGATGGCGGGCGCGAGCGGCGCGCCGGAGCTGAGCCGGCCGAACACGTCGTGACCCGTGCCGGCGATGGTGCCGAGCAGCAGCCACGCCGCGCCGAAGGTGGCGACGGCGCCGAGGCTGCCGGCCCGGCTGCGGCGGTTCAGCCACAGCGCGGCCAGCGTCAGCACGAAAGCGACGGCGAGCGCCGCCAGCACCCACGTGCGGTATTCGGCGTACAGTTCGGCCGGATTGCGGGCGCTGCCGAAGCGCGCCATGAACAATGCGGCGAACGCGGCCACGACGAGGAAGAGCGCATAACCGGCAAGATGGCGGCGCAATTGGTCGCGCGTGACGAGCGGCAGATACATGCCGATCAGCAGTGCGATCGGCGGCGCGATCGGCAGCGTGTAGGACAGCAGCTTCGAGTGCGACGCGCTGAAGAACAGGAAGATGAAGACGGTCCACGTCAGCATCAACGTGACTGGAGCGAAGCCGTTCGGCTGGCGCGGCAGACGCCACGCGTGGCGCACGCTTTGCAGCGTCACCGAGAGCCACGGCAGAAAGCCCACGATCATCACCGGCACGAAGTAGTAGAACGGCCCCGGACGGTTCTGCTCAGGCGTCAGATAGCGATTGAACTGCTGAACGATGAAAAAGAAGTTCAGGAATTCCGGGTTGCGCTGCTGCACCAGTACGAACCACGGCGTGACGATCGCAAAGAACACGATCAGGCCGCCGATCAGATGCAGGCGCTTCCACAGGGCCCAGTCACGCGCGATCACCGTGTAAAGCACGAGCACGGCGCCCGGCAGGATCACGCCGACGAGACCCTTGGACAGCACGGCCAGCGCCATCGAACCCCAGCACACCCACATCCAGCCGCGCACGCTGCCGGTCGGCAGGTTGGGGCGCTGCGCGAGCATCAGCGCGCACAGCGTCAGCTCCATCCAGAACGACAGGCCCATGTCGAGCGTGTTGAAGTGGCCCATCAGGTTCCAGTACGGCGAAGTCGCCAGCACGATCGCCGCGAACACGCCAGTCGCCGCGTTGAACACGCGCGCGCCGGTGAAGCCGACCAGCAGCACGCCGGCAAAGCCCGTCAGCGCCGTGTAGAGGCGCGCCTGCCATTCGCCGATGCCGAACCACGCGAACGTGAGCGCGTTCGCCCAGGTTTGCAGCGGCGGCTTCTCGAAATACTTGTAGCCGTTGTAGCGCGGCGTGATCCAGTCGCCGGTGACGAACATCTCGCGCGCCATTTCGGCGTAGCGGCCTTCGTCGCTCGGCAGCAGATGGCGCCAGCCGAGCGGCACGAACCAGATCACGGCAAGGGCCAGCACCAGCAGCAGAATCGTGGTGCGGTTGAGCGGTAGCCTGGACGGCGTATCGTTCATGGATTTCAACCTTTGTGGCGACGCCGCGCAGGCGGCGAAGCGGTGTTGTTCGGAAATGGCGACCGGTCGGGCGGGTGGCTGTCCGTGAGGCGGCCGGCGCTTTGCCGGACGGTCATCCTCGGGGCGCGCGTGTATGAGACTGTCCGCGCCACGATCTGGTTGCCTTGCCATGCGCCGCCAGCCTCGACGGCGGCGGTTGCTTCACCTTCCGTCGACAGATCGCTGCCGGCGCGCGCGATCGTGCTCAGGCTGCCGGTCTGGCGATCAATGGCGCGCAGTGTACGTTATCGGCCGTGACGCGGCCAGGGCGCGCAGTTCAGCCCGGCGGCGCGAACGCCCCGGATACGGCGCGGGGCGGCCTGCACGCGCACCGCAACCCATACGCGCGCAGGGCATCGCGGCCCGGCTCTAGGCCTCGATCAGCAGCGCGGCCGCGACCTTGCGGCCCTCGGCCATCAGAATGTTGTACGTGCGGCAGGCGGCTTTGAGGTCCATCGTTTCGACGCCGATGCGCTTCGCGGTGAGCGCGGCGGTCAGGCGCGGATGCGGAAAGCGCAGCCGTTCGCCGCTGCCGAACACGACCACTTCGGGCGCGGCGTCGACCAGCATGGCGAAGTGCTCGGCGCTCAACTGCTCGAACGAGGAGACGGGCCAAGGAATGACCGGCGCGTCCGGCAGCACGAGAATGCTGCCCGAGTGGCGCACCAGATTGATTTCGACATAGTCGGCGCCGTAGCCGGTGACGGTGTTGAGGGCGCCGCTCGAATCCTGATGTAGTTTCAAATTGGTTTTCCGAAGTCGTCGTGAGACATCATGCGTGTGGGCGGCCTGACCGGTGCAGCCGGGGCAGGGCGATTCGACGCGAGTCGGACACGCGCATGGGGCACAAGCGGGACAGAAGCAGTCGAAAAGGCTTGCCGTTGCGGTTGGTGCATTGCGGAAGTCGGCCAAAATCCGCTAAATTATAACTTTTTAGCCGCCTTGCGGCGCCCCCCGCTCATGTGCCGCCACAAGCCGCAATGAGTTCACGGGTGCGGCCCACCGGCTACCCGCCTGGTTTTGCCCGCTTTCGGCCGCTTTCGTCTGCTTTTGTCGTGTGGTTCTTCTCGCAGCTGTACCGGTGCAATTCACCGCTGGTGCGCCTGAGGAACGCACGCCTGTTCGCCCCAGCCATCAACCAGGATGAAGTGCCCGCCGTGAAACCGATTCTCAAATCCAACAAGTTGTTGAATGTCTGCTACGACATTCGCGGGCCCGTCCTCGAACACGCGAAGCGGCTCGAAGAAGAGGGCCACCGCATCATCAAGCTGAACATCGGCAATCTCGCGCCGTTCGGCTTCGACGCGCCGGACGAAATCATTCAGGACATGATCCTGAATCTGCCGGGTTCGTCGGGATATTCCGATTCCAAAGGTGTGTTCGCCGCGCGCAAGGCGATCATGCATTACACGCAGCAAAAGGGCGTGCACGGTGTGGAGCTGGACGACATCTACATCGGCAACGGCGCCTCCGAGCTGATCGTGATGGCGCTGCAAGGCCTGCTGAACGACGGCGACGAAGTGCTGCTGCCCGCGCCCGATTACCCGCTGTGGACCGCCGGCGTAAGCCTGTCGGGCGGCACGCCGGTGCACTACATCTGCGACGAATCGAATAGCTGGATGCCCGACCTCGACGACATTCGCGCGAAAATCACGCCGAACACGCGCGCGCTCGTGGTCATCAACCCGAACAATCCGACCGGCGCGCTGTATTCGGACGAACTGCTGCTCGGCCTGATCGAGATTGCCCGCCAGCACGGCCTCGTGATCTTCGCCGACGAGGTCTACGACAAGATCGTCTACGACGGCAAGAAGCACACGTCGATGGCGGCGCTCTCCGAAGACGTGCTGACCGTCACGTTCAACAGCCTGTCGAAAAGCTACCGTTCGTGCGGTTATCGCGCCGGCTGGATGTCCATCTCCGGCCTGACCGCCGGCGAGAACCGCCGTCACGCCAAAGACTACTTCGAAGGGCTCGGCATTCTGGCGTCCATGCGCCTGTGCCCGAACGTGCCGGGCCAGTACGCGATCCAGACCGCGCTCGGCGGCTATCAGAGCATCAACGACCTGATCGTGCCGACCGGGCGTCTGTACAAACAGCGCGAACTCGCGTATGACATGTTGACGGCCATCCCCGGCGTGAGCTGCGTGAAGCCCGAAGCGGCGCTGTACATGTTCCCGCGTCTGGATCCGAAGGTGTATCCGATCCAGGACGACCAGCAGTTCATCCTCGACCTTCTGCTGGAAGAGCGCGTGCTGCTCGTGCAGGGCACCGGCTTCAACTGGAAAACGCCGGATCACTTCCGCGTCGTGTTCCTGCCGAACGTGGACGATCTCGCGGATTCCATCAACCGGATCGCGCGCTTCCTCGACGGTTACCGCAAGCGTCACACTGCCTAGCGCACAATAGAGCGTACGACGCGGCTCCCACCGCGTCGCGCCGTCCGCAAGGCGCCACCCGTTTCCTTTTAATCATCTACTCGAAAACACACGCTGCATGGAACCGATCAAAGTTGGACTGCTGGGCTTCGGCACGGTAGGCAGCGGCACCTTCACGGTACTGCGCCGCAATCAGGAAGAAATCAAACGCCGCGCGGGCCGCGGCATCGAGATTGCGCGCATTGCCGTGCGCAATCCCGCTAAAGCGACCGCGGCGCTCGGCAGTGAAGCCAGCACAGTGGCGCTGACCGATGACTTCAACGCGGTGGTCGACGACCCGTCGATCGATATCGTGGCCGAAATGATCGGCGGCACGGGCGTGGCGCGCGACCTCGTTCTGCGCGCGATCAAGAACCGCAAGCACGTGGTCACGGCCAATAAGGCGCTGCTCGCGGTGCACGGCACGGAGATCTTCGAAGCGGCGCGCGCCAACGGCGTGATGGTGTCGTTCGAGGCGGCGGTGGCGGGCGGCATTCCGATCATCAAGGCGCTGCGCGAGGGTCTGACGGCCAACCGCATCCAGTACATCGCGGGCATCATCAACGGCACGACGAACTACATTCTTTCGGAAATGCGCGATCGTGGGCTCGATTTCGCGACCGCATTGAAAGCGGCGCAGGAACTGGGTTACGCCGAAGCCGATCCGACCTTCGACATCGAAGGCGTGGACGCCGCGCACAAGGCGACCATCATGAGCGCGATCGCGTTCGGCGTGCCGGTGCAGTTCGACAAGGCTTACGTCGAAGGGATCAGCAAGCTCGCGGCGATCGACATCAAATATGCCGAGGAACTCGGCTACCGCATCAAGCTGCTCGGCATCGCGCGCCGCACCGACAAGGGCATCGAATTGCGCGTGCATCCCACGCTGATTCCGGAAAAGCGCTTGTTGGCGAACGTGGAAGGCGCGATGAACGCGGTCGTCGTGCACGGCGACGCGGTCGGCACCACGCTGTACTACGGCAAGGGCGCGGGCGCTGAGCCGACCGCGTCGGCGGTGGTGGCCGATCTGGTCGACGTGACGCGTCTGCACACGGCCGACCCGGAGCATCGCGTGCCGCATCTGGCGTTCCAGCCGGATAGCCTGTCGAGCACCCCGATCCTGCCGATCGACGAAATCACGAGCGGCTACTACCTGCGTCTGCGGGTGGCGGACGTGACCGGCGTGCTGGCCGACATCACGCGCATTCTGGCCGACACTGGCATTTCGATCGACGCGCTGCTGCAGAAGGAATCGGAGCAGGTCGACGCGAACGGCAAGGGCGAAACCGACATCATCCTGATTACGCACGAAACGGTTGAGAAGAACGTCAACGCCGCGATCAAAACGATCGAGGCGCTGAAGACCGTTGTCTCGCAAGTCACGAAGCTGCGCATGGAAGCGCTGAACTAGGCCGAACTATGAACTACCTCTCCACGCGCGGCGCCGGAGCCGGCGAGCGCCACACCTTCTCTGACATCCTGCTCGGCGGTCTCGCGAAAGACGGCGGCCTGTATTTGCCCGCGGAATATCCGCGCGTCAGCGCCGACGAACTGACGCGCTGGCGCACGCTGCCGTACGCGGATCTCGCCTTCGAGATCCTGTCCAAATTCAGCGACGACATTCCCGCCGAAGACCTGCGCGCGCTCACGCGCAAGACGTACACGGCGGCCACGTACTGCAATGTGCGCGACGACGAAAGCGCCGCGCAGATCACGCCGTTGAAGACGCTCGGCGTCGAAAACGGCGCGCCGCTGTCGCTGCTGGAACTGTCGAACGGTCCGACGCTCGCGTTCAAGGACATGGCGATGCAGTTGATCGGCAACCTGTTCGAATACGCGCTGGCCAAGCACGGCGAAACGCTCAACATTCTCGGCGCGACTTCGGGCGACACCGGCAGCGCCGCGGAATACGCGATGCGCGGCAAGAAGGGCATCAGCGTGTTCATGCTGTCGCCGCACAAGAAGATGAGCGCGTTCCAGACCGCGCAGATGTACAGCCTGCAAGACCCGAACATCTTCAACATCGCCGTGGAAGGCGTGTTCGACGACGCGCAGGACATCGTCAAGGCCGTCTCGAACGATCACGCGTTCAAGGCCAAGTACAAGATCGGCACGGTCAACTCGATCAACTGGGCGCGGGTCGTGGCGCAGGTCGTGTACTACTTCAAGGGCTACTTCGCGGCCACGAAGTCGAACGACGAGCGCGTGTCGTTCACGGTGCCGTCGGGCAACTTCGGCAATGTGTGCGCGGGTCATATCGCGCGCATGATGGGCTTGCCGATCGAGAAGCTGGTCGTGGCGACGAACGAAAACGACGTGCTCGACGAGTTCTTCCGCACCGGCATTTACCGCGTGCGCAAGGCGGCCGAGACGTATCACACCAGCAGCCCGAGCATGGACATTTCGAAGGCGTCGAATTTCGAGCGTTTCGTGTTCGATCTGCTCGGCCGCGATCCCGCGCGCGTGCTGCAACTGTTCCGCGACGTCGAAGAGAAGGGTGGCTTCGACCTCGCGGCGAGCGGCGATTTCGCGCGCGTGCAGGAGTTCGGTTTCGTGTCCGGCAGCAGCAGCCATGACAGCCGCGTGGACACGATCCGCGACGTGTTCGAGCGTTACGACACGATGATCGACACGCACACGGCCGACGGCCTGAAGGTGGCGCGCGAACATCTGCAGCCGGGCATTCCGATGATCGTGCTGGAGACGGCACAACCCATCAAGTTCGGCGAGACGATCCGCGAGGCGCTGTTGCGCGAGCCGGAGCGGCCGGCGGCGTTCTCGGGCCTCGAGTCGCTGCCGCAGCGTTTCGAAGTGCTGCCGGCGGACGTGCAGCGCGTGAAGGACTTCGTTGTGGCGAACGCGGGCGCTCATTAAGTCGCCGTCGCCGTCGACATGAAGCGTGAGCGCGTTGTCCAGGGCTCACGCAGCCTGTCCGACACGCTCCACGCGCTTGACGCAAAACGACGCTTGCCGCGAACCCTCGCGGCAGCGCTCAAACTCCAAGAAATCCCCCCATAACGCCGAGCCACCCAGGCTATCTGCTTCGACCGCTACAATATTCTTTTATCCTGCGGCTTCGAGACCTGAGATGTCCACACCCACGCCCCGCGCGCCGATGCTCGCCACCGCCGAAGCCTTGGCGACTCTCCTCAGCGCAGCGAGCCCGATTGCCGGCACAGAGTCGATCCCCACGCTGGAAGCGCTGAACCGCGTGCTCGCGGCCGACGTCACGTCGCCGCTCGACGTCCCGCCGATGAACACCAGTGCAATGGACGGCTACGCGATCCGCACGGCGGACCTGACGGCGCCGGGCAACAGCCGCTTGCCGGTCTCGCAGCGGATTCCCGCCGGTCACGCGCCGGAGCCGCTGAAGCCCGGCACGGCCGCGCGAATCTTCACCGGCGCCACGGTCCCCCCCGGCGCGGACGCGATCGTGATGCAGGAGCAAACCGACGCCGCCGGCGCGGACGTCGCGATCCTGCACAGTCCGCAACCGGGCGAATGGATCACGGCGCAGGGCGCGGATATCCGCAGCGGCTCGGTCATTCTTCCGGCGGGCACGCGGCTCACGCCGCAGGCGCTGGGACTCGCCGCCTCGGTCGGCTGCGCCGAACTCGCGGTGCGGCGGCGCGTCAAGGTCGCCGTGTTCTTCACGGGCGACGAACTGACCATGCCCGGCGAGCCGCTGAAGCCGGGCGCAATCTACAACTCGAACCGTTTCACGCTGCGCGGCCTGCTGGAGAAGCTCGGCTGTGAGGTCACCGACTACGGCATCGTCGCGGACAAGCTCGACGCGACCCGCGCGACGCTGCGCGAAGCCGCCGAGGCGCACGACCTGATCCTGACCTGCGGCGGCGTGTCGGTCGGCGAGGAAGATCACGTGAAGCCCGCCGTGGAAGCGGAGGGGCGGCTTGCGATGTGGCAGATCGCGATGAAGCCGGGCAAGCCGCTCGCGTTCGGCGCGGTGCGGCGTGCGGCGCAGCGCGGTGAGAGCGCGGCGGGGGCGGCATCCGCTTCGGCTTCGGCTGAAACCTTCTTTATCGGTTTACCGGGCAATCCGGTATCCAGCTTCGCCACCTTCCTGCTGTTCGTGCGTCCATTCATCCTGAGCCTGGCCGGCGTGCAGACGGTCGCGCCGCGCGCGCTGTCGCTGCGGGCGGATTTCACGCAGAGCAAGGCCGACCGCCGCAACGAATTCCTGCGCGCGCGGATCAACCCGGCCGGCGGCCTCGACCTGTTTCCGAATCAGAGTTCGGCCGTGCTGACGTCGACGGTCTGGGGCGACGGCCTGATCGACAATCCGCCGAATCACGCGATCAGTGCCGGCGAGCCCGTGCGCTTCATACCTTTTTCCGAATTGCTGAACTGAGCGAGGCCGGCAACCGCCGGCGGCACCCCGATGAAGATTCAACTCCGATATTTTGCGAGCGTGCGTGAAGCGCTCGACCTGGCCGACGAAACCGTCGATCTGCCCGACGGCATCGCGACGGTCGGCGATGTGCGCGCATGGCTGCGCGTGCGCGGTGGCATCTGGGCCGACACGCTGGCTGAAGGCCGCGCGCTGCGCATGGCCTGCAACCACGTGATGACCGGCGCCGGCACCCGCGTGACCGAAGGCTGCGAAGTCGCGTTTTTTCCGCCCGTCACCGGCGGCTGAGTCACCATGCGGCCGCGCCGCTTAACCGCATAGGAGCCCGAGATGCCCGTTCGCGTCCAGACGGAAGACTTCGACCTCACCGCCGAGGTCGCCGCATTGCGCGCGCGCAATCCGAAGATCGGCGCCGTGGCCTGCTTCATCGGCACCGTGCGCGATCTGAACGACGGCAGCACGATCGAGACGATGGAGCTCGAACACTATCCCGGCATGACGGAGAAGTCGCTGGAAGTGATCATCGTGAGCGCGCGCGAGCGCTGGCCGGGCATCGAGGTGTCGATCGTGCATCGGGTCGGCAAGCTCTATCCGCTCGACCAGATCGTGCTGGTGGCGACCACGGCCGTACATCGCGGGGAAGCCTTCGCATCGTGCGAATTCGTGATGGACTATCTGAAGACCCAGGCGCCGTTCTGGAAGAAAGAGAAGACCGAGGCCGGCGAGCGCTGGGTCGATGCCCGCGTCACCGACGATGCGGCGCTCGCCCGCTGGGGGATTGACTCGGACAATCGGACGGCGGAGTAGGCGCAACGGTTCAGGTTTGCCGGATTCCGCGGGTCAGGCCAAGCGTCTTGACGTCTCTCGCGCCGTTCTCAAGCGCTCGTAAGACGTAGCCGCTCGGGCGCGTTGAAGGCCGGCCCGCCGTAAGGCTTGAAGCGGCCCTGAAACCTGAACCCAGCTCATTCGTCCCGCGCCCGGCCGACAATCCGCGTCGGAAACGGCTCGCCGGACGGGCGCGCCGCGTGAGCGGCATCCTCTCCGTCGCGCGGACGCCGTTTCGGCGCGACGCGGTCCAGCAGCGCCTGTTGTTCCTCCGGAATCTTGTAGTCCCAGCCGAAACGGCTCAACTGCAGACTCTGCGCGATACGCAGCGCCGGTTCCATGAAGCGTACCGCCGCCGCCGGCTGATAACGCGATTCGACCGTATCCAGAAACAGATACAGCCAGCGGCTGAAGTGCTGCGGCTCGATTCCCTCGAGCGGCTGGTGCGCCTGCTGCACGTTGCCGCGGTATTGCTTCGCGCCCAGCACGAGGCTGCCCCAGAACGTGCACATCTTGGGCAGGTGATCGTCCCAGCGGCCCGCCAGCGTCGCGTCGAAGACCGGGCCGAGTAGCGTATCGGCCCGCACGCGGTCGTAGAAGCCGTAGACGAGATCGCGGATATTCGCCTCGGTGGGCTCGGCGGCGCGCTCGACCACCGGCGCGGCAGGGAAGGACGGGTTCATGCAAATTCCAAAAAAGTGCGGCGATTCATCGCGTATCGCCCCATGGCGCCACGGAGCGTCAGGAATGGCCTCAAATTGAGCCCGAACGGACGGAAGTAGGATGCGAATACCCCGCTTTTCGTAAGAATGCCCCAGGCAGGAAACGTTACCATTACTGCCGAATCACGTACTCCGCCTGTCTGCGCAGAACTGGAAAATATGCGTGGCGCCTGCATCTTAGGGCGAAGCGACGGCCCACGGCAACCCTTGCATCGACGCGGTTATCTCCCGGATCGCGGCTTGCGCTCATTGCGATACCTGCACTCATGAGACTGACCGACTATACGGATTACTCACTACGCGTTCTGCTTTACCTCGCCGTTCGTGGCGAAGGGTTGTCGACGATCCAGGACATCTCGGACGCGTACGGCATTTCCAAGAACCACTTGATGAAAGTCGTGCAGCAACTCGGCGAACTCGGCTGGGTCGAGACCGTGCGCGGCCGCAACGGCGGCCTGCGGCTCGCCGAGCAGACGAATGCGCTGACAGTCGGCGAAATCGTGCGCGCGACGGAAAGCGATTTTGCGCTGGTCGGTTGCTTTCCGGACCAGCATGGCGAGCGCCGAGGTTGCGTCATTACGGCGCAATGCCGTTTGCGAGGCGCGCTCGAGGCGGCGCG
The nucleotide sequence above comes from Paraburkholderia aromaticivorans. Encoded proteins:
- a CDS encoding DegT/DnrJ/EryC1/StrS family aminotransferase translates to MTQSTVPFLPFVKPEIDEETIQGVADVLRSGWITTGPQNQKFEAALSEFCGGRPVRTFNSGTATLEIGLRIAGVGEGDEVITTPASWVSTSNVIYEVGATPVFVDIDPATRNIDLDLLEKAITPRTKALLPVYLSGLPVDMDRLYEIARAHKLRVIEDAAQAFGSTWKGERIGKLGDMVSFSFHANKNLTSIEGGALVLNNEEEAILAQKYRLQGITRTGFDGMDCDVLGGKYNLTDVAARVGLGQLPHLERFLAQRRKLVRAYFAGLEGGAALKLGVGLPFADHENSNWHMFQITLPLDKLSIDRAGFMGQLKERGIGSGVHYPAIHLFSLYRARGFKEGMFPHAEKFGATNVTLPLFTLMNEGDVERVCRAVNEICEQYGK
- a CDS encoding DMT family transporter — protein: MNPISLFCILAGVTLNAGAQLLLKAGTNAVGHFEFTRANILPIAFRLATQPPIIGGLTCYVISVAVWVIGLSRVDVSIAYPMLSLGYIVNAFAAWYLFGEVLSVQKLIGIGIILVGVVVLARS
- a CDS encoding ArnT family glycosyltransferase, producing the protein MNDTPSRLPLNRTTILLLVLALAVIWFVPLGWRHLLPSDEGRYAEMAREMFVTGDWITPRYNGYKYFEKPPLQTWANALTFAWFGIGEWQARLYTALTGFAGVLLVGFTGARVFNAATGVFAAIVLATSPYWNLMGHFNTLDMGLSFWMELTLCALMLAQRPNLPTGSVRGWMWVCWGSMALAVLSKGLVGVILPGAVLVLYTVIARDWALWKRLHLIGGLIVFFAIVTPWFVLVQQRNPEFLNFFFIVQQFNRYLTPEQNRPGPFYYFVPVMIVGFLPWLSVTLQSVRHAWRLPRQPNGFAPVTLMLTWTVFIFLFFSASHSKLLSYTLPIAPPIALLIGMYLPLVTRDQLRRHLAGYALFLVVAAFAALFMARFGSARNPAELYAEYRTWVLAALAVAFVLTLAALWLNRRSRAGSLGAVATFGAAWLLLGTIAGTGHDVFGRLSSGAPLAPAIKTEIAKLPADTPFYSVGVLDHTMPFYVDHTMIMVEHPDELAFGVSVEPQKWIPAVDAWIERWKADRYALALLPPPTYDRLLKEGLPMQVIARDSRRVVVEKPMATPTAPGTPAAEAPAPTPVEKAQQ
- a CDS encoding Mth938-like domain-containing protein, whose translation is MKLHQDSSGALNTVTGYGADYVEINLVRHSGSILVLPDAPVIPWPVSSFEQLSAEHFAMLVDAAPEVVVFGSGERLRFPHPRLTAALTAKRIGVETMDLKAACRTYNILMAEGRKVAAALLIEA
- a CDS encoding pyridoxal phosphate-dependent aminotransferase — encoded protein: MPAVKPILKSNKLLNVCYDIRGPVLEHAKRLEEEGHRIIKLNIGNLAPFGFDAPDEIIQDMILNLPGSSGYSDSKGVFAARKAIMHYTQQKGVHGVELDDIYIGNGASELIVMALQGLLNDGDEVLLPAPDYPLWTAGVSLSGGTPVHYICDESNSWMPDLDDIRAKITPNTRALVVINPNNPTGALYSDELLLGLIEIARQHGLVIFADEVYDKIVYDGKKHTSMAALSEDVLTVTFNSLSKSYRSCGYRAGWMSISGLTAGENRRHAKDYFEGLGILASMRLCPNVPGQYAIQTALGGYQSINDLIVPTGRLYKQRELAYDMLTAIPGVSCVKPEAALYMFPRLDPKVYPIQDDQQFILDLLLEERVLLVQGTGFNWKTPDHFRVVFLPNVDDLADSINRIARFLDGYRKRHTA
- a CDS encoding homoserine dehydrogenase; translation: MEPIKVGLLGFGTVGSGTFTVLRRNQEEIKRRAGRGIEIARIAVRNPAKATAALGSEASTVALTDDFNAVVDDPSIDIVAEMIGGTGVARDLVLRAIKNRKHVVTANKALLAVHGTEIFEAARANGVMVSFEAAVAGGIPIIKALREGLTANRIQYIAGIINGTTNYILSEMRDRGLDFATALKAAQELGYAEADPTFDIEGVDAAHKATIMSAIAFGVPVQFDKAYVEGISKLAAIDIKYAEELGYRIKLLGIARRTDKGIELRVHPTLIPEKRLLANVEGAMNAVVVHGDAVGTTLYYGKGAGAEPTASAVVADLVDVTRLHTADPEHRVPHLAFQPDSLSSTPILPIDEITSGYYLRLRVADVTGVLADITRILADTGISIDALLQKESEQVDANGKGETDIILITHETVEKNVNAAIKTIEALKTVVSQVTKLRMEALN
- the thrC gene encoding threonine synthase, whose translation is MNYLSTRGAGAGERHTFSDILLGGLAKDGGLYLPAEYPRVSADELTRWRTLPYADLAFEILSKFSDDIPAEDLRALTRKTYTAATYCNVRDDESAAQITPLKTLGVENGAPLSLLELSNGPTLAFKDMAMQLIGNLFEYALAKHGETLNILGATSGDTGSAAEYAMRGKKGISVFMLSPHKKMSAFQTAQMYSLQDPNIFNIAVEGVFDDAQDIVKAVSNDHAFKAKYKIGTVNSINWARVVAQVVYYFKGYFAATKSNDERVSFTVPSGNFGNVCAGHIARMMGLPIEKLVVATNENDVLDEFFRTGIYRVRKAAETYHTSSPSMDISKASNFERFVFDLLGRDPARVLQLFRDVEEKGGFDLAASGDFARVQEFGFVSGSSSHDSRVDTIRDVFERYDTMIDTHTADGLKVAREHLQPGIPMIVLETAQPIKFGETIREALLREPERPAAFSGLESLPQRFEVLPADVQRVKDFVVANAGAH